A segment of the Panicum hallii strain FIL2 chromosome 1, PHallii_v3.1, whole genome shotgun sequence genome:
TCCTGCAGATACGACGTGCTCCGAGTCTCGCCGGTATGCGATCGACTTGCCTTGATGATAAGTGCCATGGaatgttgctgctgctgtgctACCTGATCTATGATCAGGCTGAAGTACTGACGAACTGAACTGAACTGAACTGAACGAAATGTGACAGGAGCTGGCGCAGGAGCTGGGGATCTACCTGCTCTCGTTCGACCGGCCTGGGTACGGCGAGAGCGACCCGCACCCGGCGAGGACGGAGAGGAGCATCGCCTTCGACATCGAGCAGCTCGCCGACGCCCTGGAGCTCGGCCCCAAGTTCTACCTCGCCGGCTTCTCCATGGGCGGCGAGATCATGTGGAGCTGCCTCAAGTACATCCCGCACAGGTACATTATTACACGCTCGCTGCCTTTGATCGATCGGTCTTCAGACCGTAGAACAGATAGATGTGATGGTTGTTTGATCGCCGTGGGCTGAACCTTGCGAGCTGCTGCTCCATTCCACAGGCTCTCGGGGGTTGCCATCCTTGGCCCGGTGGGCAACTACTGGTGGTCGGGGTTCCCCGCGAACGTGACCCGGGACGCCTGGAACGTGCAGGTGGCGCAGGACAAGTGGGCCGTGGGCGTGGCGCACCACGCGCCCTGGCTCACCTACTGGTGGAACACCCAGAAGCTGTTCCCGGCGTCCAGCGTCATCTCCTTCAACCCCGCCATCCTCTCCCGGGAGGACATGGCCGTCATCCCCAAGTTCGCCTACAGGACCTATGCCGTAAGCAACCTTACCGATAGATCCCCGACCACTACGTCTCGCGTTCCCCAGCCAGAAAATGTTGCTCATCGATCTTGCTTGTTTTTGTCatctgggcggcggcggcggcgtgcagtaCCAGGTGCGGCAGCAGGGGGAGCACGAGAGCCTGCACCGCGACATGACGGTCGGGTTCGGCAAGTGGAGCTGGAGCCCGCTGGAGCTGGAGGACCCGTTCCCGGGCGGCGAGGGCAGGGTGCACCTGTGGCACGGCGCCGAGGACCTCATCGTGCCCGTGGGGCTGTCGCGGTACATCAGCCAGAGGCTGCCGTGGGTGCGCTACCACGAGCtgcccaccgccggccacctcttCCCCATCGTCGACGGCATGGCCGACACCATCGTCAAGTCGCTGCTGCTCGGGGACGAGTGATCGGATTTAGTTTTTGGGTGTAAAACGGGCTCTTGTAGAGCAGTGAGAATATATTATGCTAGCGACATTGTGCATGATTGTTGCTCCTATATTTAGGTGAGAAATAATAGCAATAAGTTACGTCCGTAGTCACTGAATTTTTATTTGATCTCCTCCGTTTCACCGTTGCCCAATGCACTTCCGTTTCATTCATTCAAAAAAAAAGGAGTACGATTTTTTTAGCATAAAAAAGGAGTAATGCTCGAAAGATCGGAAATACTCGGAATCACACGTGTGTTTAGCAGTTAAACCATCGCACACAGGCAGAACATTTTTTTATATTGCTGGAACAATTTGTTCTAGCAAAAAAATTGTTCCGCGTTAAAAAAGTGTTCCATAATAAATCAACCAAGTGTGATCTTCTTTTGTCGTAAAGGATACAGTGGTGTAATCAAATTTGATCTGAATATACgatttaaaaaaatataactGCGTGATATTTTAACTGCCAGTGACACGGGTGACTTCTATTAACCCTCGAAAGATCGTGGATAGGCGTGCAGCTAAacttttcaaaataaaataaaataaaatgggCCTGCAGGTTAGGTCCGTCACGTGGGCCGGTCCAGCCCAGTTATTCGACGGTTCCTTGTCCTTGCTGGGAGGGGTCCACCTGGCCACCTCCCACCGTCTCCACGCTTCTAGTCTCCCGCCTCGTCGTCTccaatggcggcggccgcggcggagacCGCGTTGCGCCGCCTGGGTGCGGCCGTGCGTGGGCTCTCCGGCGCATGGTACGGGCGCCACATGGCCGCGGCCGAGCGCGCCATCCGCACCCGCCTCCCCCTAGTCGACCTCGTCCTCGAGGTCCGCGACGCTCGCGTACCCGCCTCCTCGGCGTTCGAgtctctccgccgccgcgggccccTGGAGCCCGATGGACGCCGGTTCGTCGTGCTCAACAAGGCCGACCTGGCTGACCCGTCCGAGACTGAGGTAAATCAGGCCCAGCCCTGCGCTGCACTTTGGGGGAAATTTGACGGCTGGCTCTAGATTCTGATGTACGAGTGTTGCTCGTGGTGGTGCAGAAGTGGACGGCGTACATGAAGAAGCAGAGAACGTGCCCGTGCATCGCGGTCAATTCACACAACAGGGAAAGCATCAAGGAGGTAGGCAGTGTCGCTTCTCACTAGCTTGTTTATCTCACATTCTCAGTAGGAAATAGATTTTAACAGTTGGGTTGGGGTAGGTGATTTCTATTCTACCGAAGATGTTCATGTCTGATCGCGCTAGCATATTTTTACTGTCACTTAGCTGTTGAATGTTGTGCGGTCGAGGATCAGGGAGATCAAGCATGGAGAGAGAGATTGCACTGGAACTGTCCTCCTGGTTGGAATTCCTAATGTTGGGAAGTCAGCCATCGTTAACGCAATGCATCAAATTGGGAGGATTGGAGCAGCAGGTGATACATGCAGATTAGTTGTTGCTGCTCTGTTATTTGTGTTGCATCTGCTTTGCTTTGTTTCTGACATGATATTCCGTCATCCTGATGATTGCTGTCTGTCCAGATAAGGGAAAGCTCAAGCATGCGATTGTGAGCAGCCATCCTGGAGAAACTAGAGACATAAGTGGATACAAGGTAATTTGAACAGCTCAtatgtactccctccgtcctgtAATATAGGGCATCCTAGCATTTTTATAACAGATTAAGGAAATGAGGAAATGACACATGTACCCCTATTTAATGCCTTGTTTGGTTGTCATTTTGCTGATTTTATGGCATGTTGGGAATAATTAGTTTCCAAAACACCCTAGGATGCCTTACATTTGGGTACAAATTTTGAACCCTCTAGTGCCTTACAttttaggacggagggagtagtatgTTGTAGGACACATGAAATTAAAATGCTGCTTTTTCCAGATGGTAATAGATCATGCACTTAAAAGTTGGTTGCTGCAGTACTGTCTGCTTCAACCAAAAGTCCAATTTATCATGAAAAGGATAATGAAACTGAAGCGTAGTTATTGTAGAACTGACAACAGTGCATGTGATGTTTCTGTTTCCAATGTGTGCTAGAAGCCGCTAGTTCAACATGTTTTTGGCTTAGCAAGCATCTTTCTGATAGTCAAATGACATTTACATCTTACAAGGCTTATTGATCTACAAGGTTGCTAGTCATCCAAATATATATGTGTTAGACACTCCTGGTGTTCTATCGCCGagatttgcaaatgatgattcTGGTCCCAGACTAGCTTTGACAGGTACCAATTACTTCAAAGCTTCTGGCTTTACTTCAACTGCTCCCTCGGTCCCAAAATTAAGGCATGAATGTTTGTAGCAACAAAATCATAACCATAGGAAAGTACTTTTAAATTCCAATCCAATGGTATTATTTCAAGCAAAATTTACATGACATGAGTTGGTTCCAATCTTCAAATGTGTGCATGCCTTACATATTGGgagaagaggggggggggggggtattaTTATCTGATGCATGCACACTCTTTTGCAGGAGCAATCAAGGGATCCTTGTTAGATGAGTATGATATTGCACAGTTTCTTCTTGCAGTCGTGAACTCGAGAGAGGGATATAGGAGTTGGGAGAACCTAAATCAAGCAGGGGATACCTCTTCTAGTGGTAATGCAAATACCTCCAGGAGCCACAGCAAGAAAAGGCAATATGTTTCAGATCATAGTCAGGTGAGTGTGTCAAAGAGTTTAGAGTTGAATGCACTGTAACGTTCATCCTAGTTTAATTGTTTGTGCAATTTCTCGCTGCTGATACAAGCCAATTGTCATATTTCTAATGTTTGGATTCTTCCATGAGAAAGATTTAAAATTGTTGTTCCAAAGATTTTAAGTTGTATTAGCAGCATGTAATTCTTCGATATCAAATCTATGCACTGCCTTATTGTAATTTTGCAGGATTTCATCGTGAAGGCGGTGCACCAAGTGCTTTTTGAGACTATATCATCCTTTAAGGGCGATCTTGGAAAGGAAGATGAACTCAGAAGATTAGTAGACCGCCAATTTATATCCTTACAGGAGGCTTTCAAAGTTTCCACTGAATCAAGTGAGGATGTGGGCAAATCTATAGCTCTGAAACTGCTCAATCTCTATTCGACTGGAAGGCTTGGCCATTATACCTTAGACCATGTGCCAGATGTTAGGCAGGAAGTTGCTGCATAATTATGTATTGTTCGCGCCAAAATGCATGTCACAGAATGGTGTGTCTTGGCTCCCAGCGTCCATACTTCCATAGTTTGCCTGGTAATACCTGAAATCCTCTTATACCCAGGCACCCAGCAGAGCTAGAGACCGTTGTGACCAGGTCCAGTTAGCCACGAC
Coding sequences within it:
- the LOC112875230 gene encoding DAR GTPase 2, mitochondrial isoform X1, which codes for MAAAAAETALRRLGAAVRGLSGAWYGRHMAAAERAIRTRLPLVDLVLEVRDARVPASSAFESLRRRGPLEPDGRRFVVLNKADLADPSETEKWTAYMKKQRTCPCIAVNSHNRESIKELLNVVRSRIREIKHGERDCTGTVLLVGIPNVGKSAIVNAMHQIGRIGAADKGKLKHAIVSSHPGETRDISGYKVASHPNIYVLDTPGVLSPRFANDDSGPRLALTGAIKGSLLDEYDIAQFLLAVVNSREGYRSWENLNQAGDTSSSGNANTSRSHSKKRQYVSDHSQDFIVKAVHQVLFETISSFKGDLGKEDELRRLVDRQFISLQEAFKVSTESSEDVGKSIALKLLNLYSTGRLGHYTLDHVPDVRQEVAA
- the LOC112875230 gene encoding DAR GTPase 2, mitochondrial isoform X2 yields the protein MAAAAAETALRRLGAAVRGLSGAWYGRHMAAAERAIRTRLPLVDLVLEVRDARVPASSAFESLRRRGPLEPDGRRFVVLNKADLADPSETEKWTAYMKKQRTCPCIAVNSHNRESIKELLNVVRSRIREIKHGERDCTGTVLLVGIPNVGKSAIVNAMHQIGRIGAADKGKLKHAIVSSHPGETRDISGYKVASHPNIYVLDTPGVLSPRFANDDSGPRLALTGAIKGSLLDEYDIAQFLLAVVNSREGYRSWENLNQAGDTSSSGNANTSRSHSKKRQYVSDHSQDFIVKAVHQVLFETISSFKGDLGKEDELRRLVDRQFISLQEAFKVSTESSTQQS
- the LOC112889870 gene encoding uncharacterized protein LOC112889870, with amino-acid sequence MAADSGKKPSANGGKAPATQASHSGGIARRLPRLAFVLLLALAYRQLQAPPPKIPGTPGGPPVTSPRVRLQDGRHLAYYESGVPREEARHKIIFMHGFDSCRYDVLRVSPELAQELGIYLLSFDRPGYGESDPHPARTERSIAFDIEQLADALELGPKFYLAGFSMGGEIMWSCLKYIPHRLSGVAILGPVGNYWWSGFPANVTRDAWNVQVAQDKWAVGVAHHAPWLTYWWNTQKLFPASSVISFNPAILSREDMAVIPKFAYRTYAYQVRQQGEHESLHRDMTVGFGKWSWSPLELEDPFPGGEGRVHLWHGAEDLIVPVGLSRYISQRLPWVRYHELPTAGHLFPIVDGMADTIVKSLLLGDE